In Leptospira sp. WS58.C1, a single genomic region encodes these proteins:
- a CDS encoding glycosyltransferase family 9 protein: MSENILVIQTAFLGDLILTTPLFREIKRKFPGSKMTVIVNKGTESVLEANPWIDRIIPLDKKEIKSSLFGFWDFCKELRKYNFTICISPHFSFRSSIISFLSGAKRRIGYGTAGFSFLLNERKPRLLRGPHEVDKLLSLIYTEEERQKISRQPELFWKPESVTGIQSEMKKNGLEKGNYILVSPSSVWETKRLPADKFKTVSKLLHERTGLKIVLTGGKGDSKLCEEVGEGFGINLAGKTSLPEMSYLMSGAELLVTNDSSPIHFASAFNIPTLAAFGATIPAFGYTPLASRVFISEVNGLDCRPCGIHGGRVCPKKHFRCMLEQDTDRMVEEGIRLIKG, translated from the coding sequence ATGTCTGAAAATATTTTAGTCATCCAAACTGCGTTTTTAGGAGACCTGATCTTAACGACTCCGCTTTTTAGGGAGATCAAGAGAAAATTTCCCGGTTCCAAAATGACTGTGATCGTGAACAAGGGGACCGAATCCGTTCTGGAAGCGAATCCTTGGATCGACCGGATCATACCTTTAGACAAGAAGGAGATTAAATCCTCCCTTTTCGGATTTTGGGACTTTTGCAAAGAATTAAGAAAATATAATTTTACGATTTGTATTTCTCCCCATTTTTCGTTTCGTTCATCCATTATTTCTTTTTTAAGCGGAGCCAAAAGAAGGATCGGTTATGGGACGGCAGGATTTTCTTTTTTATTGAATGAAAGAAAGCCAAGATTATTAAGAGGACCTCATGAGGTGGACAAACTTCTTTCTCTTATTTACACCGAAGAAGAAAGGCAAAAAATTTCCAGACAACCGGAACTATTTTGGAAACCTGAGTCCGTCACCGGTATCCAATCCGAAATGAAAAAGAACGGTTTAGAAAAGGGGAATTATATTTTGGTTTCTCCTTCTTCCGTTTGGGAAACGAAACGTTTGCCGGCGGATAAATTTAAAACGGTCAGTAAACTTCTTCATGAAAGGACCGGACTGAAGATCGTTCTGACCGGAGGCAAAGGTGATTCTAAACTTTGCGAAGAAGTGGGAGAAGGTTTCGGGATCAATCTTGCCGGCAAGACAAGTCTGCCTGAAATGAGTTATTTGATGAGTGGGGCGGAACTTCTTGTAACCAATGATTCTTCTCCCATTCATTTTGCTTCCGCGTTTAATATTCCGACCTTGGCTGCTTTTGGCGCCACCATTCCCGCATTCGGATATACACCTTTAGCGAGTCGTGTGTTTATATCCGAGGTAAACGGTCTAGACTGTCGTCCTTGTGGTATTCACGGGGGAAGGGTATGTCCTAAAAAACATTTTCGTTGTATGTTGGAACAGGATACGGACAGAATGGTGGAAGAAGGAATTCGTCTAATAAAAGGGTAA
- a CDS encoding aminopeptidase P N-terminal domain-containing protein → MDQNIFRKRIREVQNFLKESEVLLIFAAPQKIRNRDVEYKFRQDSDYYYLTGIEEEDGVLVLRRDFSAHFALPKDKEKEIWTGIRLGKEEIEKRLELDQSFDLGEWESKISDILTNQFTLYHFFGKDSKRDSELLELISSLNRRLREGKFGPQRWEIPNFLHEMRMYKSPEEIEKLKESSRITALGHERLFRETKVGMYEFELESILESEYLKHGAWGGGYGHIVAAGKNATILHYTTNRAKIGDNELILVDSGAEKDYYTADVTRVFPSGKKFTSEQRTIYQLVLDVQKQAILDTKQGVEFNAVHEKTVKNLTSGLIDLGLLKGELSEIIEKGEYRRFYMHRTGHYLGMDVHDVGRYFENGKSKSMQNGLVVTVEPGLYFDPTDETIPAGFRGIGVRIEDDVLVNGDDPIVLTSMIAKEVDEIEAMRA, encoded by the coding sequence ATGGACCAAAACATTTTTCGAAAACGGATCCGAGAAGTTCAGAATTTTTTAAAAGAGTCGGAAGTATTACTTATATTTGCAGCCCCTCAAAAGATCCGTAATAGAGATGTGGAGTATAAATTCCGACAAGATTCGGATTATTATTATCTGACAGGCATCGAGGAAGAAGACGGTGTTTTGGTCTTACGCAGGGACTTCTCCGCTCATTTTGCGCTTCCTAAAGATAAGGAAAAAGAAATTTGGACAGGCATTCGTCTCGGAAAAGAAGAGATCGAAAAAAGATTGGAGCTGGATCAAAGTTTCGATCTAGGAGAATGGGAATCTAAAATTTCGGATATTCTTACCAATCAGTTCACCTTATATCATTTTTTCGGAAAGGACTCCAAAAGAGATTCGGAGTTACTCGAACTTATCAGTTCTTTGAATAGAAGACTGAGGGAAGGTAAATTCGGCCCGCAACGATGGGAGATCCCAAACTTTCTTCATGAAATGAGAATGTATAAATCACCTGAAGAGATCGAAAAATTAAAAGAGTCTTCCAGGATCACCGCTCTTGGCCACGAAAGATTGTTCAGAGAGACCAAAGTGGGAATGTACGAATTCGAATTAGAGTCCATTCTGGAATCCGAATATTTAAAACATGGAGCCTGGGGTGGGGGGTACGGGCATATTGTAGCCGCAGGAAAAAATGCCACCATTCTTCATTATACCACCAATCGTGCGAAGATCGGCGATAACGAACTGATTTTAGTGGACAGCGGTGCTGAGAAGGATTATTATACCGCCGACGTTACTCGCGTTTTCCCTTCGGGAAAAAAATTCACTTCGGAACAAAGAACCATTTACCAATTAGTTTTGGATGTGCAAAAACAAGCGATCTTGGACACAAAACAAGGCGTAGAGTTCAATGCAGTCCATGAGAAAACCGTTAAAAATCTAACTTCCGGACTGATCGATCTGGGTTTATTAAAAGGCGAACTTTCTGAGATCATTGAAAAGGGAGAATACCGCAGATTTTATATGCATAGGACCGGTCATTATCTTGGAATGGATGTGCATGACGTGGGCCGTTATTTTGAGAATGGAAAAAGTAAATCTATGCAGAACGGACTTGTGGTCACTGTGGAACCCGGATTATATTTTGATCCAACAGATGAAACGATCCCGGCAGGTTTTAGAGGGATCGGAGTTCGGATAGAAGACGATGTTCTTGTGAACGGAGATGATCCGATCGTTCTAACTTCTATGATTGCAAAAGAAGTGGATGAGATCGAGGCGATGAGGGCCTGA
- a CDS encoding M20 metallopeptidase family protein: MKTVSPSRAEELVRYRRFIHKHPELRYEEVGTADFVSKHLESLGYTFQSGIAKTGIACLIDSGKPGKTLLVRADMDALPIFEENKTDYTSVHEGVMHACGHDAHTSVLMGLASELKENPSAIVPKGRVLLVFQPAEEGGQGADRMIEEGILEKYDVSAALALHVWNHIPVGKIGVVDGPMMAAVDEFKITVQGVSGHGAMPQHTVDPILVGSHIVTALQSIVSRNTDPLDSCVVTVGAFHAGHAFNVISETAELKGTIRTFTKEMFDKAPELFKKVVENTASAFGAKTIIHYERTNAPTINHPEMANIVRKASENILGPNSVTEEHAKTMGGEDFSAFLMKVPGCYFFVGSMNEKKGLVHPHHSSKFDIDEASLPIGLSVMKEAIRLYLETH, from the coding sequence ATGAAAACAGTTTCCCCTTCAAGGGCCGAAGAATTGGTCCGATACCGCAGATTCATTCATAAACATCCCGAACTTAGATACGAGGAAGTCGGGACAGCGGATTTCGTCTCTAAACATCTCGAATCCCTAGGTTATACTTTCCAGTCCGGGATCGCAAAGACAGGGATTGCCTGTCTGATAGATTCGGGAAAACCGGGTAAAACCCTTTTAGTAAGGGCGGATATGGATGCTCTTCCGATCTTTGAGGAGAATAAGACGGATTATACTTCCGTTCACGAAGGAGTTATGCATGCATGCGGTCATGATGCTCATACTTCTGTTTTAATGGGACTTGCCTCCGAACTAAAAGAAAATCCAAGCGCTATCGTACCGAAAGGAAGGGTTTTGTTGGTATTCCAACCTGCGGAAGAAGGTGGACAAGGCGCAGACCGCATGATAGAAGAAGGAATATTAGAAAAATACGATGTATCTGCCGCTTTAGCCCTTCATGTTTGGAATCATATTCCCGTAGGAAAAATAGGAGTTGTAGACGGCCCTATGATGGCCGCAGTGGACGAGTTTAAAATTACTGTCCAAGGGGTCAGTGGCCACGGAGCCATGCCACAACATACTGTGGATCCTATATTAGTAGGATCTCATATAGTTACCGCCCTCCAAAGTATCGTATCCAGAAATACCGATCCTTTAGATTCTTGCGTAGTAACTGTAGGCGCATTCCATGCAGGACATGCATTCAATGTGATTTCCGAGACTGCGGAATTAAAAGGTACGATCCGCACATTCACCAAAGAAATGTTCGATAAAGCTCCGGAATTATTCAAAAAAGTCGTAGAAAATACTGCGTCAGCGTTCGGCGCAAAGACGATCATCCATTACGAAAGAACGAATGCTCCCACGATCAATCATCCGGAAATGGCAAATATCGTCCGAAAAGCGTCGGAGAATATTTTAGGTCCGAACTCAGTCACGGAAGAACATGCTAAAACCATGGGAGGAGAGGACTTCTCCGCATTTTTGATGAAGGTCCCTGGATGTTACTTTTTCGTGGGTTCCATGAACGAAAAAAAGGGCCTTGTTCATCCACACCACAGTTCCAAATTCGACATCGATGAGGCTTCTTTACCGATCGGGCTGTCAGTGATGAAGGAAGCGATCCGACTCTATTTAGAAACTCATTAA
- a CDS encoding acetylglutamate kinase, with the protein MNHQEILLKLLEVTENSKDSFQFLKLFRSLEPEKFAVIHASSETLTESAEAFLYNLKLLQKLQLFPVVVLEKDGVSYANLFYRSPASKISLESIKDSLEEGQELPGSRNLPAKWFRNPSQALESVLSSIKEKKIPVFVTDQGGSEIYPYLSNLCKELRTKKLILLTTRSGLYNSDDKKISILDFESSENLQKEDQSLFNECKRIFEYTGDPNLQIAITSAPGLLKELFTIKGSGTLLRKKNKIEFHTDFRNLDPKRLNLLIEDSFGRGLKQGFWNKEFSGIVLESEYKGCALLQNTPWGTFLSKFAVNEIARGEGVGRDIWDEMLKKTPTLFWRARAENTISKWYAKECSGLQKEGIWVYFWIGLQEKEIPSVCDFLRNLPEDLESKQKIDS; encoded by the coding sequence ATGAATCACCAGGAGATCTTACTCAAACTTTTAGAAGTCACAGAAAACTCCAAGGACAGTTTTCAGTTCCTGAAACTCTTCCGGTCCTTGGAGCCTGAAAAATTTGCGGTCATACATGCAAGCTCCGAAACATTGACTGAGTCCGCGGAAGCATTCTTATACAATTTAAAGTTATTACAAAAATTACAGCTTTTTCCCGTAGTCGTTCTGGAAAAGGATGGAGTCTCTTACGCAAATCTGTTCTATCGTTCTCCCGCTTCCAAGATCAGTTTGGAATCCATCAAGGACTCATTGGAAGAAGGACAAGAACTTCCCGGTTCCCGAAACCTTCCGGCAAAATGGTTTAGAAATCCAAGCCAAGCATTGGAATCCGTCCTCTCTTCTATAAAAGAAAAGAAGATCCCCGTATTCGTTACGGACCAAGGTGGATCCGAAATATATCCTTACCTTTCCAATTTATGCAAGGAGCTGAGGACCAAAAAGTTAATTCTACTTACTACTAGAAGCGGACTTTATAATTCCGACGATAAAAAGATCTCTATCTTAGATTTCGAATCTTCCGAAAACCTTCAAAAAGAAGATCAGTCCCTATTCAATGAATGCAAACGGATCTTTGAATACACCGGAGATCCGAATCTCCAGATAGCGATCACTTCCGCTCCGGGTTTATTAAAAGAATTATTCACCATCAAAGGTAGCGGAACTCTATTAAGAAAAAAGAATAAAATAGAATTCCATACCGATTTTAGAAATTTAGATCCTAAACGACTGAACTTACTGATAGAGGATTCTTTCGGAAGAGGATTAAAACAAGGTTTTTGGAATAAGGAATTTTCCGGTATCGTTTTGGAATCCGAATACAAAGGATGTGCCCTTCTACAAAACACTCCTTGGGGAACATTTCTTTCCAAATTCGCGGTGAACGAGATAGCGAGAGGAGAAGGAGTAGGAAGAGATATCTGGGACGAGATGTTAAAAAAAACACCTACTCTTTTCTGGAGAGCCAGAGCCGAGAATACGATCTCCAAATGGTATGCAAAAGAATGTAGCGGCCTTCAAAAAGAAGGAATCTGGGTCTATTTTTGGATCGGATTACAAGAGAAAGAAATTCCTTCCGTCTGCGATTTTTTAAGAAACCTTCCGGAGGATCTGGAATCTAAACAAAAGATCGATTCCTGA
- the bfr gene encoding bacterioferritin produces MKGNQEVLDILAEVLSAELTAINQYFIHAKLNKNWGYDKLASYMKKESIEEMNHADQVIERILFLDGIPDLQRYMKINVGKDIESILKNDLDVEYNAVERLNRGIEISTKNKDNGTRELLEKILVSEEEHIDWLEAQLEIIKTIGVQNYLAQQIT; encoded by the coding sequence GTGAAAGGAAACCAAGAAGTCCTCGATATCTTAGCGGAAGTGCTCTCCGCCGAACTCACAGCGATTAACCAGTACTTTATTCACGCAAAGTTGAATAAAAACTGGGGTTACGATAAACTTGCTTCTTACATGAAAAAAGAATCCATCGAAGAGATGAATCACGCAGACCAAGTGATCGAGCGCATCCTATTTCTCGACGGAATTCCCGATCTGCAAAGATACATGAAGATCAATGTAGGCAAGGATATCGAAAGTATCCTAAAAAATGATTTGGACGTGGAATACAATGCCGTAGAACGTTTAAATCGCGGGATAGAAATTTCCACCAAAAACAAAGACAACGGCACACGTGAATTGCTCGAGAAGATCCTCGTCTCCGAGGAGGAGCATATCGACTGGCTCGAGGCCCAGCTAGAGATCATCAAAACCATTGGGGTCCAAAATTATTTGGCCCAACAAATCACCTAA
- a CDS encoding thiolase family protein, which produces MTSAYVLDSHLSKFGKIDSDYQSLSYETANHLLKKNPGFVPEFLIFACMAPERYTGEIFLPAKIKEDLGLSSLFAIRSETASSSGASALHLARYLLLSGKFKRGIVIGTEVMSRLPREENNLLLGSVLSSQQRNLAMSMAQGGALTATRYLRDFGYTRKELFKLSKKLHDNGLENKIAHIQKNLSEEEYFSSPMFSSPLCLYDISPLSDGSCAVLLETDPARLKKDRKKIEITGTGHGLGQVNSVPGGLSFPASKSAFKQAYAESGKKPSDIRVAELHDAFTIFEIIASEDAGLFPQGKALANVAEGITDKRGKLPINPSGGLKTRGHPVGVSGLAQIAELCTFMNENDSDTALALSIGGLGVNNFATILEAKK; this is translated from the coding sequence ATGACCTCGGCCTATGTGCTCGACTCACATTTAAGTAAATTCGGCAAGATTGATTCCGACTATCAATCGCTATCGTATGAGACTGCGAATCACTTACTTAAAAAGAACCCAGGCTTTGTTCCCGAATTTCTAATTTTTGCATGTATGGCCCCGGAACGTTATACCGGAGAAATTTTTTTACCGGCAAAGATCAAAGAAGATCTGGGACTTTCTTCCTTATTCGCGATCCGTTCCGAGACTGCATCTTCCAGTGGGGCATCCGCTCTTCATCTGGCCCGTTACCTACTTCTATCAGGAAAATTTAAAAGAGGGATTGTGATCGGTACGGAGGTCATGAGTAGACTTCCGAGAGAAGAGAATAATTTACTTTTAGGTTCAGTGCTCTCGTCCCAGCAAAGGAATCTGGCTATGTCCATGGCCCAGGGCGGCGCCTTGACTGCTACCAGATATTTAAGGGATTTTGGATATACTAGAAAGGAACTTTTTAAATTATCCAAAAAGCTGCATGATAACGGCCTCGAAAATAAGATCGCGCATATTCAAAAAAACTTAAGCGAGGAGGAATACTTCTCCTCTCCCATGTTCTCCAGTCCATTATGTTTATATGATATATCTCCTTTGTCCGACGGTTCCTGCGCCGTATTATTGGAAACGGATCCGGCAAGATTGAAGAAGGACCGTAAAAAAATTGAGATCACCGGCACGGGGCATGGACTAGGCCAAGTGAACTCCGTGCCAGGGGGCTTGAGTTTTCCTGCATCTAAATCCGCTTTCAAGCAGGCTTATGCGGAATCGGGTAAAAAACCTTCCGATATTCGGGTTGCGGAACTTCACGATGCATTCACGATCTTTGAGATCATTGCCTCAGAAGATGCAGGTTTATTTCCGCAAGGGAAGGCGCTTGCAAATGTAGCAGAAGGGATCACGGATAAAAGAGGAAAACTCCCTATCAATCCTTCGGGAGGATTAAAAACAAGAGGTCATCCTGTGGGAGTTTCCGGTCTCGCCCAAATTGCGGAACTTTGTACATTTATGAATGAGAATGATTCGGACACTGCGCTCGCTTTATCCATCGGAGGATTGGGTGTGAATAATTTTGCGACCATCCTTGAGGCCAAAAAATAA
- a CDS encoding PQQ-dependent sugar dehydrogenase, with translation MEPIFKIRKICVYSILYLFISLLGCSKPDGSNIPFLPLLFGCSEDRNPPCLKLTEIASGFDAPLFLVSPSGDSSRMFVLEQGGKVRLIKDGILLPSPFLDLGSDGLDLISFSGERGLLGLAFHPNYNSNGRFWVNYTRKSDGDTVVAEYARSSSDPDLANSGSGSILFTVDQPFSNHNGGMMVFDTGGYLLVGMGDGGGAGDPNNNAQDLESSLGKILRIDIDNYPTPAPGNRPAVGLENPHIWDWGLRNPWRFSLDRNTGDLYIGDVGQNNFEELNIEAVSTGIKNYGWRLTEGNHCYDPSFGCNTSGISFPKLEYNHFVGSSITGGYVYRGMNFPELNGRYFYGDFIAGRIWSILWDGTKVNGHIEHTSEMGFSSNVSSFGEDANGEVYLVDYGGKIFRIETR, from the coding sequence ATGGAACCGATCTTTAAAATCCGGAAGATCTGCGTTTATTCGATCTTATACCTTTTTATATCCTTACTCGGATGTTCTAAACCGGATGGTTCTAATATTCCGTTTCTTCCGCTTTTATTCGGATGTAGCGAAGATCGAAATCCTCCTTGTTTGAAACTCACCGAAATTGCTTCCGGGTTCGATGCTCCTTTGTTTCTCGTTTCTCCGTCGGGAGATTCGAGTCGGATGTTCGTTTTAGAGCAAGGGGGTAAGGTCCGCTTGATCAAAGACGGCATTCTTCTCCCTTCTCCTTTTTTGGATTTGGGGTCCGACGGTTTAGATCTAATTTCCTTCTCCGGAGAGAGAGGACTTCTCGGTCTTGCATTCCATCCCAATTATAATTCGAACGGAAGATTTTGGGTAAATTATACTCGAAAATCGGACGGAGATACTGTTGTTGCGGAATATGCCAGATCTTCTTCCGATCCTGATCTTGCAAACTCCGGTTCCGGTTCCATTCTGTTTACCGTAGACCAACCATTCAGTAATCATAATGGAGGAATGATGGTCTTCGATACAGGTGGTTATCTTTTGGTGGGAATGGGAGACGGAGGGGGCGCGGGAGACCCGAATAATAATGCCCAGGATCTGGAATCTTCACTTGGGAAAATTTTACGAATAGATATAGACAATTATCCGACTCCCGCTCCGGGGAATAGGCCTGCGGTTGGATTAGAAAATCCTCATATTTGGGATTGGGGTCTTAGGAATCCCTGGAGATTCAGTTTGGATCGAAACACGGGAGATCTTTATATCGGGGATGTGGGGCAAAACAATTTCGAAGAATTGAATATAGAAGCCGTAAGCACAGGAATTAAAAATTACGGCTGGAGACTCACGGAAGGAAATCATTGTTATGATCCTTCGTTCGGATGTAATACTTCCGGGATCAGTTTTCCAAAATTAGAATACAATCATTTTGTTGGAAGTTCCATCACAGGCGGTTATGTATATAGAGGAATGAATTTTCCCGAATTGAACGGAAGATATTTTTACGGTGATTTTATAGCTGGAAGGATCTGGTCCATTCTTTGGGATGGGACTAAAGTGAACGGACACATAGAACATACTTCCGAAATGGGATTTTCTTCCAATGTGTCTTCTTTCGGAGAAGACGCAAACGGAGAAGTTTACCTAGTGGACTATGGCGGAAAAATTTTCAGAATAGAAACAAGATAA
- a CDS encoding THUMP domain-containing class I SAM-dependent RNA methyltransferase, with amino-acid sequence MRAGWQSAKLSLSEFDRPEALTYHASCGDGLAFLLKEEVKEAGLEILSDNRGGVFFKGPSKKVRDFCLSSGISSGISFELSSWQDIQGPDDLYEVAAMFPFEKLLSPGTKFRIDAATKDSLQDSRYATYRLKDAIFDRFRAQGLELPEADREEPEVLFYLRSRMNQVKLFLALHAQPLQRRGHGREGGEAPLRETLAQALLRFSGWKPGEALYDPFCGSGTLLIEAALRMRNGGWVNYKSLSRSSIFTRLFGPCKAKEEWDSKEILLFGSDISEDAIDLAKKNAKEAGVADLIHWKVASAEDQEAGLGFKEGKIVTNPPYGVRLGDKDSVSELYSNWGETLKKNFSGSYVALVAGDPSLLGFLKLKSDKEQSVTIAKLKGKLVAYRID; translated from the coding sequence ATCCGAGCCGGTTGGCAATCCGCAAAACTTTCTCTTTCCGAATTCGATAGACCGGAAGCGCTCACCTATCACGCGTCATGCGGAGACGGTCTTGCCTTCCTATTAAAAGAAGAAGTCAAAGAAGCAGGCTTGGAAATTCTTTCCGACAATAGAGGAGGAGTTTTCTTTAAGGGACCTTCTAAAAAAGTCAGGGATTTTTGTTTGAGTTCCGGGATCTCTTCCGGGATCAGTTTCGAATTGTCTTCTTGGCAGGACATTCAAGGACCTGACGATCTATACGAAGTCGCGGCGATGTTCCCTTTCGAAAAATTACTTTCTCCTGGCACCAAGTTCCGAATAGACGCTGCCACAAAGGATAGCCTGCAAGATTCACGTTATGCGACTTATCGTTTAAAAGATGCGATCTTCGACAGATTCAGGGCACAAGGCCTGGAACTTCCGGAAGCGGATCGTGAAGAGCCTGAGGTATTATTCTACCTTCGCTCCAGAATGAACCAGGTAAAATTATTCCTGGCATTACACGCACAACCTTTACAAAGAAGAGGTCATGGCAGAGAAGGGGGAGAAGCTCCGCTCAGAGAGACCTTGGCCCAGGCGCTTCTCCGCTTTTCCGGTTGGAAACCGGGAGAGGCATTGTACGATCCATTCTGCGGTTCAGGAACTCTATTGATAGAGGCAGCACTCAGAATGAGAAACGGCGGCTGGGTGAATTATAAAAGTTTATCCAGATCTTCTATCTTCACCCGACTTTTCGGACCTTGCAAAGCGAAGGAAGAATGGGACTCCAAAGAGATCCTACTCTTCGGTTCCGATATCTCGGAAGATGCAATCGACCTAGCGAAGAAGAATGCAAAAGAAGCGGGTGTCGCCGACCTGATCCATTGGAAGGTAGCTTCCGCAGAGGACCAGGAGGCAGGCCTTGGCTTCAAAGAAGGAAAGATCGTAACCAATCCTCCATACGGAGTCCGTTTGGGAGATAAGGATTCGGTTTCCGAACTTTATTCAAACTGGGGAGAGACCTTAAAAAAGAATTTTTCAGGTTCCTATGTAGCTTTAGTGGCGGGAGATCCTTCCCTTTTAGGCTTTTTAAAACTGAAGTCCGACAAAGAACAATCCGTCACGATTGCTAAGTTAAAAGGAAAATTAGTTGCCTACCGGATCGACTAA